ACAAAGATGGGTTTATTGCGAACACAATGGAACAAATATTCCCTaacttccaaaatattcttgGGAGTGATATCATTAGTAAGATATACCCAATGAAACAACCGTTTGTGTATGCGAAAAAACAACACGAAATAATAAAAATCAAGACCGATGCGCAACCGTTCGCCCAATTTTTAAACATACGTTCTGCGATGGGtatcaaaaatttcaaactCTTGCTTTTGACCACATCGTACAAGGATGACTGTGCGTTGTTTAATTCCACACTATCACAAACATACATCAACCACGAATTCGGGTTCTGTGAATTGCTGACTTTGACGTCTGAGGTGGTTAACGGCTTGATATACTTGAAGGACtttgacaagaacaagCTCATGTTACTTGCAGCACAGATAGTCTCCTATTGTACCacgaacaagaagacgGAAAAGGATGTAATGCTGATgattcttcttcctctgaAAGATAACACGCTAAATGAAATCTTAACGAACATCAACGTCTTCCAAATCATCCGGAATGAGGTGCGTGCGAAGATTCCAAACATGGACCTATTTCTAAAGGTCATCCCGCTTGATTTTATTAAGAACCCACTGACCTCTGTGGATGATTACTACAGCGTGTGTGCCAGTATCTACAACGTACTGCTACCGAAGAAAACGAAGTTCACGGCGATCGCACACAAACTACCTGACAAAGTAGAATTTAGGACTTTACCTCAGGGGAATGCTCCGTCCTTCATCAACTACGATTCGTACATCCATCTCTCATACTCCAGGAGTGTGGACAAACAGTGGATGTTTGGTGTGTTGACCGATAGCGAGGGGAAGAATACCAGCGTGAGAACATGGTACATCGGTGGGTCGAAGAGGCTCTTCGACGAGGTGTGCAACAAACTGTGGACCTTGGCACTCTCTCTTGCTACAACAAAATACGGCAAAATCTGCTTGATCTTGACCAGACTGAGCGGGATCCTACCTGACGACGAACTGATGAACTGGAGAAGGCTGTCTGGGAGGAATATCCACTTAGCTGTTGTCTGTGTGGATGACAACACCAAGATATCGTTCTACGACCAAGACGCAGTGTACCCGAGCTTTAAAcccatcttcaaagatgcGAAGCTGGCAAGACCGTACGACGAGAGTGCGCTTGACGACTACGAGATCAGGGATgttgacgacgacgtcCACGGGgtcatcttccaaaacCCGTTCCCGCTCGCAAACTCGCAGCACAGGTGCGCTATCAGAAGCGGCGCACTAATCAAATTCAAGAGGACCCACGGGGACGCGATGTGGGACAAGTTGGAGGTCAACCTGCTTAACTGTCCGCATTCGGACAGCACGAATCTATTAgagaagatcttggaggAGTTCCGCAACCTTGCAGCGCTGAACGTGTGGTTTGGCGTGTCCAATGGGGAGGACTCGCACATACCGTGGCATGTGCTTGCCGTGAAaaagatgatgaaaagCATGGTATATACCCAGGTGGAGGTTATTTCAGAGTGATTATAATGTAAATATATAGTTGTAGCAGAGGGGGGAGACCATGTAATGCAATTACCATTCCCGTTTTCGGACCCAACAAGAGTCTTAAACGCCGGACATCTCGGAATTCTGCACAGTCATCACAGGTCCCTTCTTTTCTCGAGAAaagacaagaagaaaaatactTCACGATGAGATAGAAAATTGAGAAAGTTTCTGTCCGATGGACTTCTCCGATGATCCAGGTACcggttgaagaagaaaaagggCCGTGGTGATATCGCGCCACAGAGATGCCGACCCAAGTCgatttctccaaagaatTGAGGCCTTTGATATCCAAATATCGCGATTTCCCGGAGAAGGGCCGAGTGTACTACGACATAAGCCCTATTTTGAAAAGTCCCGATATTTTCCGGGCGATGCTTGAACGGTTCAGGGACCACTTGGAGGAGACTTTCACGTTGGAGCAGATTGATTTTGTGGCAAGTGTCGAGGCCAGCGGGTTTCTGTTCGGCCCGACTCTCGCGACCTTCATCGGAGTTGGATTCATTCCAATCAGGAAGGTTGGGATGCTTCCCGGCATCTGTGCACATGGGTCGACGCTGGACGCTTACGGGCAGGCGATCCAGGAGTTCGAGATACAGTCGGAGGCGATACCGAGGGGGTCGAACGTCGTGATAGTGGACAATATTCTGCTGAGCGGGAACGTGAGTCTGATGGCGAAGCAGCTGGTCACCTCTGTTGGAGGGAACGTTGTAGAGTACGACTACATCATGGAGCAAAGGAGCAATCACGGCAGACGGAATCTGAACATACCCGTGTTTTCGTTGCTGGATATCGATTGATGGAAGACGAGCTCCTCTAGTGGTTTCCGCCTGTGCGCGGGATGCTAATGACAATAtgttggtttctttctttcttgtttgTATGATGATGTACAGAGTTGGTTGGATATACGTCACCCCAACTCCGATTTCCGAAAGGGAAACGAAGGGGATTTATTTGTTCACCTTGTATATCTTTCGGGTCTTTTACTTCTTCTGAACCTGCTTGTTGCCTGGAGCAAGGATTCGTCGATGCAGTTTTGGACCGTTGATATGTAGTAGTCTCCGCCGGAGTGTGTCCAGGAGACACTGTCCTCTTTGAACGTGCATTTTTGGACTTTGAGTCTGTTGAGGACGCCGTCGATGTTATTCGCGTCGATTGTGTATCCGAAGCTGCGAaggttcttcaacgatATGATCTTACAGCCTACTTTTGCGTTTTCGAGTAGCGTCTCGACTACTTTGTTGAGCTTGCTGTCAAAGAGGAAGTTGTTTACAAGGAGGACGTCACAATCACGAAGTAATGTTATGACCGCTTCGTTGTCCACGAAGCTCTGCCGCAATAGAAACTGTACGGGTTTCAAATTGAGCCCGTTAAAGTGGCACCTGTTCGTGAGTTCCTTGTATTGTAGTTCCGTGAGCGTGGACGCGTCCTCCATGATCTCACAGCCGGCGCTCGTTCTGCATCCGTGTTCGAGGGCCGCCTGTATGACGCAATTGCCCACCCCTGAACCCAGGTCGAGAAAGACACTGTTTGTGTTAAGGTTGCACCGTTGGTACACGTCTGTGAGGAATGTCGGTAGGAGTTCGCCGTAGACGTAGTTGCTGAATgctttgtattttttgagTTTGAATGCCTGTGGATGGATGCTTCTTGTGTACACGACGTGTAGGAAGTCGTGGATGAAAGACTGTGGGATCTGTGTCAGTTCGCGGAGATGCTGCGTTATCCTGTGCCGCGGGACGCGCCGGATGAACGTGTTGTAGTCGTGTACAGTTTGTATGAATGCCGTTTCGTCCGCGTTGTCGTAGGCGTCGTTGAGTCTTGGAATTATGTCCTGTGTAAGTCCGTGAGCGTAGTCTTGAGGCAGGAACACGAGCGCCGAGTACTCGACG
This sequence is a window from Huiozyma naganishii CBS 8797 chromosome 3, complete genome. Protein-coding genes within it:
- the APT2 gene encoding adenine phosphoribosyltransferase APT2 (similar to Saccharomyces cerevisiae APT2 (YDR441C) and APT1 (YML022W); ancestral locus Anc_5.557), with amino-acid sequence MPTQVDFSKELRPLISKYRDFPEKGRVYYDISPILKSPDIFRAMLERFRDHLEETFTLEQIDFVASVEASGFLFGPTLATFIGVGFIPIRKVGMLPGICAHGSTLDAYGQAIQEFEIQSEAIPRGSNVVIVDNILLSGNVSLMAKQLVTSVGGNVVEYDYIMEQRSNHGRRNLNIPVFSLLDID
- the DOT1 gene encoding histone methyltransferase DOT1 (similar to Saccharomyces cerevisiae DOT1 (YDR440W); ancestral locus Anc_5.556) — its product is MPLGLDSNGTTGQNKDAVQAAANGTEQKPHNNKKIRGASKELQGLLEDASKYYPAYDCTLPTSYLKSHVQESAEKVDVEVNMYEAVKQPVEQKQEQTDDVKPVKRTKHRRRHNVKRRDTTGHDTSVKETERPMEETVQPMEEIAEPEKGTAEPMEETSEFMEETAEFADETIQSSLTSPTASTEPQNDTTVDTPAGTHAGTHSPEYTPLKNFVDWDGPMLKLEYNLFDIDFLNSTTEFTGEITPSAQLTTADREHRAKTPPIARSRHNTYNAHTGQRILLQSILFPNCTEEYIVDFSKNFDKYDPMSEIGKVVEYSALVFLPQDYAHGLTQDIIPRLNDAYDNADETAFIQTVHDYNTFIRRVPRHRITQHLRELTQIPQSFIHDFLHVVYTRSIHPQAFKLKKYKAFSNYVYGELLPTFLTDVYQRCNLNTNSVFLDLGSGVGNCVIQAALEHGCRTSAGCEIMEDASTLTELQYKELTNRCHFNGLNLKPVQFLLRQSFVDNEAVITLLRDCDVLLVNNFLFDSKLNKVVETLLENAKVGCKIISLKNLRSFGYTIDANNIDGVLNRLKVQKCTFKEDSVSWTHSGGDYYISTVQNCIDESLLQATSRFRRSKRPERYTR